cacaagcttcccccgtacctcatatttaaatggaagacgctcccgaaaggagtcgttttttcgagtggtgggatcgtgcgggccggcgagaaaaatgggtgcgcgttgcaatcgatgtcttaatttttttttttttttcgtcgaggaAATCGGGTGCGTGTTACGattgagggcgcggtagaatcgagtaaatacgataACTGAGAACAGGTGTTCATGCATTCAGGAAGAGAACTTGCACGAGACTCATTAGAGACACTCAAAGTGTCTGTTGAAAAAGCAAGGCAATCTCAATGCTCAATTGCAGGCTTCCCTTTCCGTTTTGTTTTCACATTACAATAAATCATTTCAGGCACTACTACACCAATGCTGCTAATCTATAGTTATATTTATACATCTTCCAATTCTTCTTACTGAGGACAAAACCAGGGTGTTTCTTTTTGGGCGTAATGGAGCACAATGCTGCCTCTTTTCTGGGAGTTCAGTAGAGCACTCCGTTCACTTTGCACTCAGATGCTGCCAGGAAAAAAATGAAGTCATGAGTGAATGTGTTTTAAGTGCCTGCTGGCCTTGTAAAAACTCTTGCGTCACTAAATACTGAAAaatgtcttggttggaaagaaaTACATCGCTAATAATTGGTGCTAATAATGAATGCAAATAATGTTCTTGACATAGCTTGATCTTACATATTCTGTTCCAATAGGCTTAATATCTTTTGGGGCACAAAAAAATGTTCTGGCTAGTGTTTAGTGCATATATGTGGCCTGCTGTATTGAATGTTTCCAGCTTGATTCTTTGTTCACTTGTTCACTACATCTGCGttactcttttttcttttccctctccaGAATGAGTGTGTGGAAGCCTTCGTGTACGCTGTCGACGGCAAGCTGCGGCATCTTCACGAACGGGACAGGCTCAAGTCAATAACGAGCCGCATCGAAAGCTACGATCCATTTGACATCAACAACGATGAGGTTGAAAAGGTGCGTCGCACCGCCGCTCAATGCGGTGACGTATGCATTGTGTCTTTCCAAATGCATGCTGGCTTTGTTTGCCGTGGATGTTTGTCGAATGTAGCATTTTCCATCCTATAACTAAAAGATCGAAGGGCTAGAGTTTTCTCAAATGAATGGGATTTTGTTGTGTGAATGCTTTACGAGATGCTCGGTAATTGTGCAACTGCACAACAACAGCCTGTTTATGTCATATCTTCACTTGTACTTATCAGTCGTGCTTTGTACACTGTCCCTGTATGATGTCACAAAGCATGTAAAGATTACTCATGGAATCTGGCTCTTGAAACTGAGCTAGCCCGAAAGCTTCCTATTCATTACCGTATTTGCTAGATCGCAACCCATGCTTTCTTTTCCAGACTTTCATTGCTTATACCTATGTCTATTGTTACGTGTCAATGAAATATACTTGCAAAAGTATACACCAATGCATCCAACTTAAGCGTAAACTTCTAGCTGTGGTGATTTCATGATATGATTGGCTGTGTGTGCAGACATTCGTTATAATGTATATTCTTTGCAAAACGAGAATTTTGCTGTGCACTCAACCTTTCATGAGACGAGAGAAGTTAGCTCGCTTCTTGGAAAACATCCTTTTTTTGGCTGTGATGTTTCATAAACCACGTTTTTCTGCCTTAGGGCCTCTCGTTATCCTTGTACCGTAAAAAACGGAATATGGGTTGACCCCCCGAAACTTTGAATCTCCGAAAAATAAATTTGTTTAGGTCGCAAAGTATCGCGGCACACCCTTACTTTAGTAAATACGCGACACGACCAGCTGCATTGtggtgacgtttctttttatttcgacaCTAATGTTATGTAGTTAAACGGCAGAAGgccacaaagtgctgtcactcagaCTCGTCTGAACTTGAGTCCAACGACGTCTGTTTTCAACTAGTAACGTTCCTTAGTGCATTGTCCTCCGTTCTATCCAACGCGTTACTGATGCCGCATTTGCAGAAAGACGGAAGTACGCTGCCTCAGTGCAAAGCCCTTCCGGCACCCACGATGGCAATTCCTCGAATTGCGCCCTCGTGGGCCCAGTGTCGCGCGCTGTCTCGATGGCTTTGACGCGGTTGCACTTCGCCGTTACAAGTAGCGATCTTGCACACAGCTCCCGGACGAATTCGGCGAGTAGCGTTTCTAGTTCAGGGTGCACTGCAGTCTGTCCCCGAAacaatgttttttgttgttgttgttgttgttgctgcaggATGAGATGCATTGCTTTTGGCTCTTCCAGTTTCGGACGCTTTTCCCCTAATGCACCGAATTCAAGTTGTGCCGCCAGGTTGCCATGCGCTTCAGCATACTTCACAACTTTTTTTCTTAAAGCCTGTGGTAAACTGCCGTTGACTACCactcatttctgaaaaaaaaaaatagaaagaagaaaacaggagACTGAAAAAAAATAACCGAAGCAAAGTGGCGTTGCTAGAACACTATAGGCCTTGCCTAGCCTTGTCCAACGGCACCACTGCTGATGCTAACGATGGCAATAAAAGCTTTCGACTTCAGCTGCCCATTGTTGTGAAGCTTccatgtttttttctgccaatgaccAGTATAAAAGATGAGAGTCAACTTTGCATCGCATTTTGTTTTTTAATTCGACCTATATTCCTGTTTATGCTAGTTtcatattattttttttataaacagACTGGAATGTTTACTCTGGCATTACGATAGAGTAAACGTGGTAATTAAAAATGTGTATATTGGGATCAAGCAGATATGATTTACACTGGAACTAAACTACTTCTGGCGGTAATGTGCTGGCATGAGCATAATCTGCAATCTTGAGTTAGCTAACTCTGTTGTGACGCCAGTCAGACTGAATTGTTTTGGTTGCGGTTGGTACATACAGCATTGTGCCCTTATTTCCTCTCTCGTAGGCCCTGAAAGCTCACTGCATGTTGGACCTGACTTGCCCCATGCCGAGTTGTGGCAACCAGCAGAACAGGCAGCTCTTGTTTGAGACATCAGGTGTCAAACTGAAAGACGCTGGCAGTTCAAGCAAGGTGAgtgctttgggatgcactgaATGTAAGGGGTACTGACTGGTGGGGTGCCCATTTTTGTTAAGCACCAACATATGAAGTTAAACTTATGCCTAAACTAGCTAGTTAGGCTAGCTAAACTTACTAGTTATGTATACGTGCAACCCTGAGAGTGTCAGCCTGTGCCACTCATGGCCAGGGTGGCGCACATTGAACTTTCATTTTTGTCGATGTTGTCGAGTAGTTCGTGAACTTTATGAGCTATCAAGAATGCTACCTGAACCCACCAAACTGGTTAAAGTCAAGACCCTTTCTATGAAATGAATTAGAGGAGGCGAATCAATTTAACTTCTTTTGCCCAACAGCAGTGAATACCTACCTTATGGTTTCTTGTGTTCATGAGCATGCGAAATTATGTGAATCCTTGTGTGCACAACTTagtatgttttcttttcattgcatgAAACTGTTTCTACCGCTCCCCTATTAATTTTTACACTCATTCTAGCCTAGTAATGTGAGTAAGATCGTCTCTTAGCAAATTctgtacatgaaaaaaaaaagtgatagaaagCGATTTGTCAGTCCTTTTCTTGGAGACCTTAGTGTAAGATTTTCACCTATATTTGGAATTCACCACACGAAGTCAATTTTTCAAAGGGAAGAGGTGAGATGGATAAATAGAAAAAACCGAGGCGAAAGGCAAGGTTTTCTTGGGTAGGTCCTTTAACAAATAAGGGTCGTAAGCCACTCTGGGTGGGTGTGAGGAAAAGGGGAATGTCTTTCACTAAGTGCACTACAATGTTAAAGAAATCAAAGTAGTATTTTAGTAAAACCTGCATCCATCACAAAGGTCAAAAGTTGCTTTTGAAGAAATGCCCTGACAGTGTTGGCTTGCCATTCATGTACAGTTGAACCCGTTTATAAGAGACATGCTCCGGGTAGTGACTCTCGTCTTTTATACGAGGCATCTCTTACAAGCAGGGTATCGCTTATGCATTTTCTTATTAACCCTTATTTCATTGTAGGCACGCTGGTGTCTTTTATgcccatttgtctcttacattAGTGTCTCTCTTATAAAAGAGTTTGATTGTACTATCAAACCAAGCCCAGAGGGTCAATCTAATTACTCAGTCAATGTAATGTCGGCTTCGTTTATACAGTGGACTTTCAGTAAATGGAAATATGATAAAAGGAGCTGCTGCTTGAATGGAAGAACTGTctctgatatgattggtttcatcCCTGCATAGTGCACCCACCCCAGTTAacctctcagtaaatgaaactccTGTTAAACGGAACACTTTTTCCCGGCCCCTTCAGGTTTCATTTAATGAGAGTTCGCTTTACTCATGTTGGCGATCAACTACACCGAGCTAAATTTTCGATTAATGCCTGCAGGTGGATGTGCACTGCTTCCTGTTCACTGACGTGCTGCTTGTCTGCAAGTCGCTGAGCAAGAAAGGCGACCGCGTGAAGGTGATCCGGCAGCCATTCCTCGTTGAGCGGTTGGTTACGTATGAGCTGCGTGACAACAGTGGCCTCATCGTCGTCTACCTCAACGACTTCGGTGTGGCTGCTTCCTACTTTCTCCTCTACACGAGCGATCCGCGAAGCTTCATGGACCAAATCCGCAGAGCACAGGTCTGTTGCTCCAGCTTTCATCATACCCCCTCACATGTTGGGTCTCGTTTTTTATTTGGTGAATCGTTTACCTGTCACAACGGTATCATGAAATACGGCATTTTGCTACCGTAAATAAGACCACACATTTGATTTCCAACTATAGTGGATGAGTTCTACTAAATCGGAATCTAAAATTAACCCTTAATTAGATTTAGGTACAGCACTCATGGATTCAAATACGACTTTAAATTTTTCAGTGTATTATCTAGTATGCACAATCTTTCGAAATAACGTCATCTCGCAGCGAATATAGTATATAAAAATAATGTTGGCTCTCATCGACATGTTTGAATCAAAATTACACTAATACTACATGGACTGAAGCCAGTGAAAACGAAACTGTGCACGTCACGTTGCCCGAAATTGTGTTTTTTCACTCTCTGAGTACTGTACACATTTGGAAACACCTTGTGGATGCAGTGACTCTGAAGACCTATTACACATCATCTCTTTAAAGTGTGTGTGCAGCTATGGTGCATTGCTTTGGggcaagtaaccatggaattaccCCACTATCAGAGTTTATTACCCTACGAATCATTCGCTGCAAAACTTCTTCGAATACTTAAAGTATGATGGGGTTACAGGCATTTGTCGCATGGTTTGAATTAAGTGCTTTCTTTTGCCTCGCATCTCAACAAGTGTGCTGAAAGCTACACGGGAAGAGATGGCAAAGCGGCAAACAACTGCACTTGTATGTGTCATGGCCATGAGCTCTTTCTTGTGATCTTGGCAGCACGATCACTAGTGTAATTCTACAGTGCATAGCTCTAGCACTACAGAGTGCGGTGCAGGTACGTAGTGGCATCCTTTATTGATTATCGTAGCTATGCTGTGTCCGAATGTTCGATCATTCATCGGTGTGCACTGTAATGGACATTCTTCTTAGTGGGAACTTACAAAGTATCTCACCTCTACTGCTAGCAAGCTGCTAATTAATGTAAAGCATTTACACCTTGGTCTTCGTACTCGTGCAAAGAGCGTAACAGTCTCTTTGCTGAACACTCCCTAACATGCCCATTTGTGCGTAACTTTGCAGGTCCCTGTTCGACCAGTAAGCAagtgttttgggacgtgaaaccctagATATTATTATAATCCATAAGCGACTGTATAAGTAATGTGTACAGTGTACCTTACCCCCTGCCTTTCGCTTGGGTTGACGTGCATCTTGACCGAATCACAGGAACAGTATCGGGAAGCGAAGTCACAGGCGACGAGTGAGAAACCCCAGCTGGGATACCTCCAGGACTTGGACGACGAGGACGATCTGGACATCCCCCGCAGCGCATTGCTCGTCGCCGCCCGCTCCCCACGTTCGTCGAGCCACTCAAGCTTGGTCCATTCACACAGTGGATCCATTGACATGAGCGACCCGGCCTCAGTGGCCTCCATGGCTGGACCACCCGTGCCTTGCCCAACACCGCTGTTTGTGAGTGAAGCATTACACTATTCTGTGTGAACTTCTCATTTGAATGTCTAGTAAAGGAAGGGCCCAAGCCTGAAAGCACTGCGAGGTCAATGTGTCAAATTGTTGATGAACTGCCAGGCTTAAACGAAATAATAGAGACCGATTGCCACTAAACATTGCTTTGTATAAATTCATCATGACTTAGCATGTATATACAGTACAGCTCATTTACTCAAACCTTATTCATTCTAATTTAGTTATTCTATTCTTGACCAAGTGGAACATTTTCATCATATTTAATACTTGATTCACAACAGCCATGCCATGAATAGTTCGAACTACGACGCCAACATAGCTAGCTTTCACGTTGGCAATCAGTGGCTCCACTAAGCAAAAAGTAGTGAAACTTTTTAGCACTATGATCATCATGATCATTCTCCGATTATTGCTGTCTTTGATAGGGTGCCGCAGAGGTGTAGCAGTTACGgtcctcggctgctgaaccaaagGCGGCAGGTTCGATCCTGGCTGAGGGGGTCACATTTCAGTCCAGGCGAAATGCTAGAAGTTTGTGCACTGTGCTAtgtcagtgcactttaaagaTCACCAGATTGTCAAGATGCCCGGAGCCCTTCAATATGGCATGACTCGCAAACATTTCGTGGTTTTTAGCACGTAAAACTACAGATAATGTGTTGTCATGGATTGACTTCTCAGCTACACCACCCTCACACCTCGAAGGCTAAGGCTGAAGGTTGAAGAAATGTCATGGCTGCTCTGTACATAAATGGTCAATTTTAGAACTGGTTGGTTGCGATTGGCATGGACACTGATAGTCCACTGCTGCAAACACTGGGGCCCTCGCATTTATCGCATTTATGCGTTTATCTCCCACGTGTGACACTTCTCCAGCATTTCTCTCAGTCGAAACAGTCATCTAAGTGTGAGAAATAAGCTAATAGTATGATTGTTGAAACACGTAAAGCTCCATGATCGGCTCCATACCTGCAGCAATTTAAACACGTAAAGCTCCGTGATTGGCTCCATACCTGCAGCAATATTGGTAGTCCGGTAAAGAAAGAAGGCTGCAAACACTTGAAATGTGTTGCCACATTTTGGTAAGCACACAAAATCACAGTTGTCTATAATTGACAGATGCAGCTTGTTCATGTAAGTTATTGTGATGAACAGTGCCAGTTTCAGTCGCATCAATAGCTCTGCTACAAAAACTCGGTGCACTCCATTCGAACCTGCGTCACTGTTTGCCTCCCATAGGAAGACCATACGTGTGAAATTCTCTTATGTACCAACTATTTGTGACACGAGTAACGCACATGCCCACCTTAAAGTGTAACGTTTCAACACTAATAGCATGAAATTGCAACAATAGCTGGGTCTGCTACGTAATTCAAATGGGCTTTATTCATTGTGGGCAAGTGATGTATTATCACAAGCGTCTTAAATGGATTCACATGAGAGAGAAAGCTATGAGGGATGGCCATGAAATGCATGCTTCGTGCAATCATTCATCGGTTTGATACTAGCTTGCAGGTAGAGATCAAAGCACTCTTTGCATTGTTTGTAAATGTTTGCCATGGCTGTCTCAGATTTCCCTCAAAATAAAAAGTGGTTTCCATCTAGCACGAGTCCCTCATAGCTAAGGTGAAGCAGCTAAAGAAATATTAGAACTCCTGTCACTTTGCTAAGCagggtattcttttttttttttgtcaaatacgCGGAGTTGGCTAAATGCCAGGTGAGCTTTCAGGTTGTGTACCTGTCTTGGGAATGTCATGTACCTAGTAGGAGTGTTATCAAATAGCTCAAGCAAAGATAACAATCGCTTGTTCGGAAAAAAACAGTAGACACTAGTGAATTTCATTTTAAAAGAACTGCTCTTTCCACTCGTTTAATTATGCTTTCGTACTTCCTTTAGTTTATCACTTCCAATATCTCAAAGCTCTGTGGCAGGCATCTCCTTGATATTCTAACTAACAAGATTTCACTGTGCTGCTGAAGCAGCCTTGGCCAGACTGCAGGGCTGGTGATGGTATAGCTTCTTTCATAATCTGTGAAGATAAGCCCTAGAAGGTGCATAATGTTTTCAGCATTCTACCAATTATGTCTGAAACGTTGTCTGTTGTCTAACATGCAATAATAAATAAAGGGAATCTATTTGTCTACTACAGCAGGGAGCAGCTGCTGCTGGTGGCCAAGGCCGAGCAACAAGTTTCGAGCTTGGCGAGCTACGCAATCCCAGCATGACTTGCGACGACCTCGATGAACAAGGAAGGTCGCGCAGCATGGAGACACGCACCTCGGGACCAGTCTGTGTCACAGTGACGTCACCGCGGCCTGAGCGGCGGGCTTTCCTTCTCAAGGGTGCTGGCAACAATGCGACGTCGCCCAACACGTTGACTGTGACCATTCCCTTCACCCACCAGCAAGAGGTGGAAGAGCCCAAGGAATACAGGAGCTACCCAACGTCTCCAACCATACAGGTGGGCAGGCTCTATGCAGTGTTGATGCAAGCAATATCATTTACAATGCGATAATGCAGCTCAACCTATTCTTAAGGCTCCTGTACACTCAAGACTTTCCTGACATGTGCACGCAAAACGATTACATTTTGTCATGTCAAGCCAGTGATGCTATGCCAAGCGCAAATCGTGCTCCCGTGCACTCGAACCAGTTACAATGCAATGACGCGATCCCAGCTGGAGAAGCACATGCACAGTAATGCAGAAAACAACACATCCCACCGTCTGTAAGGAGCCCACATAACAGCCCATGAAATAGCTTCCTTTGCATGTGGGTCCAGTGCAGCTGTGCGTGCTCAGCCCACAACATTGTAACAGCTATTCAAAGCCAGGCAACATCCAAACGAGCCAGAAACTATCGGTCTCTTTTGGGAGCTACTGGACTCTAAGGGTGGTACTTAGCCTTTGTGATGTCTCTATGTTATGCAAAGATGTTAAATCGCAGTATCTCTGAGCCCTTAAAAGTATATTGTTTTTGTCGCGCAAGACAAACACGGCAGAGGCTAAACCTGCACCTTGTCTTTCTTCTGTGACTGCTTGTCCGAccatttttgtcattcttctgtgCTAACGTAGCCTGCCTCTAGCCTCCCTCCCCTTTACTTGTGACAATAAGCATGCAGAAAAAGCATTTTCTCATTAGAATGTTGTATGTTCTTCAAACACCTTTCCTTTAACTTATTTTGCAGGTGCCAGTCATGTCATCACTGCCTCCTAAGAGCCTCTCGCCGACATCCCGCTTTGCAGCCGTCTTACCGCAGCCTTTCCCGGGTTACAACCAAAGCGGCGCGAGCAAGCCGCCGCTACTGAAGACCAAGAACGTGTCAGGCCTGGTGACTCACAGCGCTCCACCCAGCGAAGGCCCGAGCCCTGTGCACAGCCTTGAGGGTCCCAAGCTCCCTGAGGAGGCCGTAAGTCCTCCCGACTCTGAGGACGAGAGTGGCCGCAAGCGCATTTCCCGAAGGACGTGCCGCCCAGAGAGACGACACCACACGGCTGACTCCTTCGAGCACCTGAAGAACCAGCGGGACCCGTCGATCCACAAGCGCTTGTCGTGGAACTGTGGACAACAGCACGATGCATCATCTTGCGTGTCTGGCACATCCAGCCGCCTTGTGCACACGTCGGATGCTTTCCTCAAGAACAAACACGTTGCCAAGTGTCTCAGCAGCGAATCTGTCTACAGTTCTAGTGGTGTGAGCAGTACGGGCTCCCTTTTGTTTAGCAGTGCGGGAAGTGGCGATGCCTGCGATTGTTGCTGCGATGCCACCGTTGTGGGGCCAACGGACGACCAAAAGCGACTCACcaatggcgacgaggacgagGTGCAGCCATCTTCAGCCGAAGGGCACCACCAGCTCAAGACGTTAGGGGCACCTGGAGATTGCATCAAGATCGACGTGAGTGAAGTGAAGGACGGGATCTCCTCGGTGCAGATAGTGGGTGCGGAGGGCATGCCAGTGGCCCCCGGCAAGCCGGGCAAGCCATCCCGCTCAGATCTGCAAAAAATGAAAGAGTTCCTCCTGAACAGCCGCTCAGTGGAAGCATCGTGAGttgtttttatttgttcttagtcTCGCAGCGCATTTGGAACACCCTGTGTTCCCACGCCTGAGGAATTTGTTGTTTGGTCAACTTTAAGTGCAGTAGTTGTCTAATTTCAGCTTACAAGCCAGGCACCTTCGCTGTGCCGTTCTATCTTGTTTGCTTGAGTCACTTGCTTTGACCTTCTTGAACAGTGTGGAAATTTCGCTGCTGTGCAAGTAGCAAAATTGCAGTTCTGTGCAGCATTATGC
The sequence above is drawn from the Rhipicephalus microplus isolate Deutch F79 chromosome 3, USDA_Rmic, whole genome shotgun sequence genome and encodes:
- the LOC119182883 gene encoding pleckstrin homology domain-containing family G member 5 isoform X6 codes for the protein MRLRRATEKAVAAGVRMLKRVHSHMKARKPAFLEVGGLSQAHRSKSLTQIDCLESGMSRRDDEPSGGSSPSDASGQPQSLQSQPSQSSPSHQPPPSPDRLSVPDEAPPQRSRLRHSSRVPSQEYLAVAIEDDVGDIQLQESIPAVKGVVLRDALTSLLERRGLDLSAVQVLQEGNRRPANLSHETHKFAGQQLRVKAKDGADLRGSVSRANSTSSLSGGSWKTPASRTNSNAGLKEDKKERKISGSQRGRRGAVSADELVSDTSAISSTSQESSWKSGKSKPVLGKRTGILLNSSRTDKEMRTLTELLNSYDQNGIPNQPGLLTFRPSSSEEKFRLEDNWTCIVDNPESLPKRVRNQQDAIWELISTEVSYIRTLKVITELFLACLCNLQSERILQEIDTEHMFSNILEVCEVNHVLWDSCLLPTLTAARTNRTLLNPLHLREGFLRFEETFQPYMKYCLEQTTCLHYVKEKRLESDLFKTYVAWCEARKDCERLRFTDLLVKPMQRLTKYPLLLKAIHKKTDDEEAKNALVEMNECVEAFVYAVDGKLRHLHERDRLKSITSRIESYDPFDINNDEVEKALKAHCMLDLTCPMPSCGNQQNRQLLFETSGVKLKDAGSSSKVDVHCFLFTDVLLVCKSLSKKGDRVKVIRQPFLVERLVTYELRDNSGLIVVYLNDFGVAASYFLLYTSDPRSFMDQIRRAQEQYREAKSQATSEKPQLGYLQDLDDEDDLDIPRSALLVAARSPRSSSHSSLVHSHSGSIDMSDPASVASMAGPPVPCPTPLFQGAAAAGGQGRATSFELGELRNPSMTCDDLDEQGRSRSMETRTSGPVCVTVTSPRPERRAFLLKGAGNNATSPNTLTVTIPFTHQQEVEEPKEYRSYPTSPTIQVPVMSSLPPKSLSPTSRFAAVLPQPFPGYNQSGASKPPLLKTKNVSGLVTHSAPPSEGPSPVHSLEGPKLPEEAVSPPDSEDESGRKRISRRTCRPERRHHTADSFEHLKNQRDPSIHKRLSWNCGQQHDASSCVSGTSSRLVHTSDAFLKNKHVAKCLSSESVYSSSGVSSTGSLLFSSAGSGDACDCCCDATVVGPTDDQKRLTNGDEDEVQPSSAEGHHQLKTLGAPGDCIKIDVSEVKDGISSVQIVGAEGMPVAPGKPGKPSRSDLQKMKEFLLNSRSVEAS
- the LOC119182883 gene encoding uncharacterized protein LOC119182883 isoform X5; protein product: MMGASPFALTRTSYRRGRIKLRRFLSDLTGTSLGRSSRNGSAYTLYEDEDGSPVFPESESAPSQHPSASDSQQPPRHRGSLSGAQSVPFGISELGNDDSSPDEKKDVYARFFARKTRTLEKASPGSSKQKAVKSLRSKGRDLSLAHRSKSLTQIDCLESGMSRRDDEPSGGSSPSDASGQPQSLQSQPSQSSPSHQPPPSPDRLSVPDEAPPQRSRLRHSSRVPSQEYLAVAIEDDVGDIQLQESIPAVKGVVLRDALTSLLERRGLDLSAVQVLQEGNRRPANLSHETHKFAGQQLRVKAKDGADLRGSVSRANSTSSLSGGSWKTPASRTNSNAGLKEDKKERKISGSQRGRRGAVSADELVSDTSAISSTSQESSWKSGKSKPVLGKRTGILLNSSRTDKEMRTLTELLNSYDQNGIPNQPGLLTFRPSSSEEKFRLEDNWTCIVDNPESLPKRVRNQQDAIWELISTEVSYIRTLKVITELFLACLCNLQSERILQEIDTEHMFSNILEVCEVNHVLWDSCLLPTLTAARTNRTLLNPLHLREGFLRFEETFQPYMKYCLEQTTCLHYVKEKRLESDLFKTYVAWCEARKDCERLRFTDLLVKPMQRLTKYPLLLKAIHKKTDDEEAKNALVEMNECVEAFVYAVDGKLRHLHERDRLKSITSRIESYDPFDINNDEVEKALKAHCMLDLTCPMPSCGNQQNRQLLFETSGVKLKDAGSSSKVDVHCFLFTDVLLVCKSLSKKGDRVKVIRQPFLVERLVTYELRDNSGLIVVYLNDFGVAASYFLLYTSDPRSFMDQIRRAQEQYREAKSQATSEKPQLGYLQDLDDEDDLDIPRSALLVAARSPRSSSHSSLVHSHSGSIDMSDPASVASMAGPPVPCPTPLFQGAAAAGGQGRATSFELGELRNPSMTCDDLDEQGRSRSMETRTSGPVCVTVTSPRPERRAFLLKGAGNNATSPNTLTVTIPFTHQQEVEEPKEYRSYPTSPTIQVPVMSSLPPKSLSPTSRFAAVLPQPFPGYNQSGASKPPLLKTKNVSGLVTHSAPPSEGPSPVHSLEGPKLPEEAVSPPDSEDESGRKRISRRTCRPERRHHTADSFEHLKNQRDPSIHKRLSWNCGQQHDASSCVSGTSSRLVHTSDAFLKNKHVAKCLSSESVYSSSGVSSTGSLLFSSAGSGDACDCCCDATVVGPTDDQKRLTNGDEDEVQPSSAEGHHQLKTLGAPGDCIKIDVSEVKDGISSVQIVGAEGMPVAPGKPGKPSRSDLQKMKEFLLNSRSVEASEV